The Lemur catta isolate mLemCat1 chromosome 8, mLemCat1.pri, whole genome shotgun sequence genome has a segment encoding these proteins:
- the C8H2orf80 gene encoding uncharacterized protein C2orf80 homolog has protein sequence MERRLVKKEMKKLLGDYIGIRLRENEFDPKGRRQLTFLDDMAHYDLAISVALQWLDHSEDLTWLEWEEAKMPLRGRPTYPNRREREAMILSSYAGILMNSIPIEEVFKIYGADSSANSGSTKVPQVSSLRLSLHPFAMLTAPKAAEYARKHSVKSRKGATNKNATSSSTKEAKATEWKSSKRFSGTQPKNKVT, from the exons ATGGAAAGAAGGCTcgtgaagaaagaaatgaaaaagctcCT GGGAGATTATATTGGCATCAGACTTCGGGAAAATGAATTTGACCCCAAAGGAAGACGGCAACTCACCTTTCTAGATGATATG GCTCACTATGACTTGGCCATCAGCGTTGCTTTGCAATGGCTGGATCACTCGGAAGACTTAACGTGGCTGGAGTGGGAGGAAGC GAAAATGCCACTCCGTGGCAGACCCACGTATCCAAACCGCAGAGAACGAGAAGCTATGATTTTATCATCTTACGCTGGAATCTTAATG AACAGTATCCCAATTGAGGAAGTCTTTAAAATTTATGGGGCTGATTCTTCTGCAAATTCTGGTTCTACCAAG GTTCCCCAAGTTTCATCTCTCCGCCTCTCCTTGCACCCTTTTGCCATGTTAACAGCGCCCAAAGCAGCAGAGTACGCCCGCAAACACA GTGTCAAGTCAAGAAAGGgagcaacaaataaaaatgccacCAGCAGCTCTACAAAGGAAGCAAAGGCCACGGAATGGAAGTCATCAAAAAGGTTTTCAGGCACACAGCCAAAGAACAAA